In Tripterygium wilfordii isolate XIE 37 chromosome 23, ASM1340144v1, whole genome shotgun sequence, one genomic interval encodes:
- the LOC119993565 gene encoding protein SENSITIVITY TO RED LIGHT REDUCED 1, whose amino-acid sequence MAASAKVFTLDSRTCNGDWTVVLPRRGRHRRNYPKIRTPEEQQQPWFPSDLKRDTVVESRLLQKLQTCMKKIESSQFYKTLMDQIQSPEIMDHICRVLGSEMNMEMVVYGIGSIEAYEAPRFQLSLALLMKRKFSWIGDIEVFDPILSATEMRVMEALGCSVLSVNEQGRRHAVKPTLFYMPHCEANLYDNLLQVNWGMEQLNRIVLFGNSFETYQQYVSEFTSSLVADSARHILAAQKFTDEFAVKTVSDDYFAAFHDSSLHFLSPVIETELQLI is encoded by the coding sequence ATGGCTGCTTCTGCAAAAGTTTTCACCCTCGATAGTCGCACCTGTAATGGGGATTGGACTGTTGTTTTACCTCGCCGAGGAAGACACAGAAGAAATTACCCCAAAATTAGAACTCCAGAAGAACAGCAGCAACCATGGTTTCCTTCTGATCTTAAAAGAGATACAGTTGTGGAATCAAGATTGTTACAAAAGTTGCAGACATGTATGAAGAAGATTGAGAGCTCTCAGTTTTACAAGACTTTAATGGATCAAATTCAATCTCCAGAGATAATGGATCACATTTGTAGGGTTTTGGGCTCTGAGATGAATATGGAAATGGTTGTATATGGTATAGGCAGCATTGAGGCATATGAAGCTCCTCGATTTCAGCTGAGCCTTGCCCtattgatgaaaagaaagtttaGTTGGATTGGGGACATAGAGGTGTTTGATCCTATTCTATCAGCAACAGAAATGAGGGTTATGGAAGCCCTTGGTTGTTCTGTTCTATCTGTAAATGAGCAAGGCCGCCGACATGCTGTGAAGCCAACCCTTTTCTACATGCCACACTGTGAGGCAAATTTGTATGACAATCTCTTGCAGGTGAATTGGGGAATGGAGCAGTTGAATCGTATCGTATTGTTCGGTAACAGCTTTGAGACATATCAGCAATATGTGTCAGAGTTCACTAGCTCTTTGGTCGCTGATTCGGCAAGGCATATTTTGGCTGCACAAAAATTTACAGATGAGTTTGCTGTCAAGACAGTTTCTGATGATTATTTTGCTGCTTTTCATGATTCAAGTCTGCATTTTTTAAGCCCTGTTATTGAAACAGAGCTACAGTTAATCTAG